A stretch of DNA from Micromonospora sp. WMMD1155:
GTAGATCGCGGCCCCGGTGCCGAAGATGGCGATGTTGAACACCGCCGCAACTACGGCGTTCGCCAACCGCCGTAGGCCGGCGCTGGCCGGCCGGAGCAGGCCGATGGTGCCCAGGATGGGTGCCGCGATCACCGCCCACCGGAAGATGAGGAAGCCCAGCAGGACGAGCACCGACGCGGTCAGGTCGAACATCGCGAAGAGCAACGCGGCCAGCACCGCGATGAACCCAGCACCGACGCGGTCCATGTCGCGCACGCCCTGGAGGTATTCGTACGCCTCCGGGTCCTCGGTCTGGATCTGCTGGGCCACCCGTGCCCACTGCTGCTGCTTGGCCTTGATCGTCGCCTCCCGGGTAGCCGGGTTGGCGCGCATGGATTGGGCCTCGCCCCATGTCAGAGACCGTGCGTCGTACAAGGCCGGGCCGTACTTACGGGCGGTTTCGCTGTCCGCCGAGCCCAGTACTCCGCGGAGCCAGTTCCGGTAGAGCATGGTCTCGGTAGCGGTGTCGCTGGCTCGGACGGCGGGCGTGCGGAGGTCCTTACAGCGGTTCGGGTCGGGGTCGATGCACCGCCCTGGGTCCGGCTCCTTCGCCTGCGGACCGACCGCGTCGTGGACGACTCCGAGACTTGTGACAAGTGCACCGTCGGCGACATTGGCCGACTTGACCGGCCAGGCAGCGAGGGCGGTGACCGCGACCATCACCAGCAGTGCCCACCCCGCGGTGGTCATCGCGTTGCTCATGTCTGACTGGCGGGATCGCCAGAGCAGATAGAGCCCCACCACGCAGAGGGTGATGATGCCGAAGACGCTGAACACCTTCTCGTACACGGCCTTGGTGGCCTGCTCGACCAGCGGGTCCGCCCAGCCCCACATCGAGCCGGGGTCCCAGGCACGCTCACGAAGTGCGTTGGACGCACCGATGATTGCCGTAGCGGCCATGAATTCGCCATTGGCGATCGTGGTGGTGAACTTGTAGTCCGGATGCAGCACGCTGGACGCGCAGCCACCCTCGATGTCATAGGTGTTGTAGCTGTAGCCACCGTAGCCGTAGAGGCTGTACCGGCCAGCCACTCCGTTCGCTGCTTCCGTTGGCGGCGCTGCGGCGAACCAGCCGGCGAGGCCCGAGTCCGGTGTGCCCGGCGTCGGAGCGTTACGGCACTTGACCTCGTCCTCGCTGACCGTCTGGAGCTTCTGCACGCAGGCCCGGAAGTCGGCCTGCCATTCGGCTGTCGTGCAGAGGTCGGCGCGGGCCTGGGCGACGGGTGGGGCCGCCGCTGCGGCCTCCGCCCCGATCAGCGGCCAGGTGAGGGTCGCTCCGGCCAGGACGCCGAGGGCGAGCAGGAACGACGTGATCCTTGCCCGGGCCCCGGGGCTTGGGGCCCGGCCCTTCGCCTCGGCTCGACCGAGGACCTTGACCCAGGCCCTAGCCATGTCACGCCTCCAGATCCGGAAGGGGGATGCTCGGCAGGACTCCGGCCGCAGCGGCGATCGCGGCGGGCGTCGTATCGAGGTGATCCAGCAGCCCTTCGACGTACGAGACGTCGACGCGGACCTTCTGCACCCTGCCGTCGACGTCGCGCATCACGAACTCGCGGAAGCCGAGGCGGGAGGCCGAGTTGGTGTCGGCGGCGGAGAGGGAGGCGAGAGTGGCCTCGTACCCGTCGTTGACCGGCACCCGCAGCAGCCGCAGCGCTTCGGAGGCGATCTCGGTGTCCTCGGCGATGCGGCCGACGAAGACGGTGGAGACGAGGTTCTGCACGTCGAGGCCGAGGATGTCGCGGGGGTTCTGCGAGGCGACGAGCGCGGCGAGGTTCCACTTGCGGGAGTCGCGGGCGAGTCGGACCAGGAACGAACGCCCGGACCGCCAGCCCTCCATGAAGTGCGCCTCGTCCAGGCCGACCAGTTTGCGCGACGACATCGAGCCGCCGTAGCAGCGCCGGACGGCGAGCCGGTGCGCGGTGTGCAGCATCGGCAGGGCCAGCGCCTCCTCGGCCGACCAGTACTCGCGTTCGATCTTGAGGTCGGGCAGCCGCAGCCCGGCCATGGTGATCACCGTGAGTGCGGCGTCGGCGCCGAGCAGCCCCTCCGGGGGACGGCCGAAGAAGAGCATGGCCAGGGGCATCTCGGCGGTGTCGAGGAGGAGATTGGCCAGTTCCTTGCCGGCGTCGTCGTCGAGGCGCCCGAGGCAGCTCACGACGTCGTCCAGGGTGGACGTCTCCTCGGCGGGAACCTGACGGACGGCGTGCCGGAACAGGGTGGCGGTGGACGCCTCCCTGGCCACCTGCGGCGGGACCAGCATCATGCAGATGTCCTGGACCAGCATCCGCCGCTCGGCCCGCGCGTTGGAGACCGCGATCTCGAACTCGCGGTCACCGGCGGCCCCGGTGCCGAATTCGGTGCGCAGGGGCGTCGGGATGAGCGAGTAGGGCGCCAGGGTGCCGTGCTCCGAGCCGGTCAGGTTCAACACCCGGGAGTACGGCCGCAGCTCGGGCATCGCGCAGAGGCGGGCCAGCGGCCCGGACGGGTCGAGCAGGGTCACCTGGACACCCCGGCGGGCGGCCAGGTAGCCCAGTGCCCCGAGCAGGGTCGACTTGCCACCACCCGGTTCGGCGACGAAGACCGCGAGCCCGGAGCGTTCCCGGACCTCCATGGGGAAGTGCAGGTCGAGGAAGACCGGGCGGCGGCAGGTGCCGGCGGTCCGGCCGATCAGGTCGCCCCGACGGTCGCCCACGTTCGACGCGGCCTGGGGGAGCGCGGCTGCGAGCAACGGCACCGGCATGCGCCGGACGTAGCCGGTGTTGGCGATCGGCTCCCCGGGGATGAACTCGCGGGCCAACCAGTCCTGGTTCTTCGGGTGTTGCAGCGAGATGCGCAGCTCCCGGGAGTAGAGCTGGATGAGCCGGCGGGCCCGCTCCAGGCATTCCTCCCTGGTCCGGCCGCCGACCGCGATCCGGTGCCAGCCGTGCGCACGGGCCGAGTCGACCGGCAGGCCGGTGGTCATCTCGTCGCCGATCACCAGCGCCCGCTTGGCGAGTCGTTCCAGCTCCGGGGGTGCGTCGATGCCGTGCTCGGCGTAGTCGAGCTGTTGGGAGCGGATCATCCGTAGCCGGTGTTCGAGGTTACGGAAGGAGTCGCCGGAGCCGAGGATGTCGACGCGGGTGGAGATCTCCATCGGCCAGGGCAGCCGCTCGTGGAAGTGCAGCCAGGGCTCGTGCCGTTCCGGGATCTCCAGCGGCTCCATCCGGCCGACCGCGAGCACTGCCACGTGCCGCTCCTCGCCGGTCATCCGGTTGACCAGCTTGACCGTCGAGCCGTACGGGGTGCGGTAGCGCTCCACCTGCTCGGTCAGGGCGAGCAGGTCACCGCGTTCCCAGCGGCCGTCGGTCACCGGCGAGAGCGTGCCGGGGGGTGCCATGCACAGCGCCACCGACCGGTAGAGGAGCCACTCCAACTCCTGTGCGGTGACCCGTCGACCCCGCATGCCGAACGCGCCGAGCACCTCGTCGAACTGTTCGACGGTGCGGCCCAGCTTGCGGCGTTCGCCCTCGGCGGTGCCCCGACCGAAGGTGCGCAGCATCCGTTCGGTGAGGGAGTCGCCGAGGGAGCGGCGGGCGAAGGTGACACCCAGGTAGGTCTGGCCCTCGGCGTGGTTGACCGCCATCAGGTGTCGTTGGGCGGCGACCAGGTGATCTGCCCAGCCGGTGGTGCCGGGAACGTCGGCGAGCGGCGCGGCGGTGTGGGCGTCGATGGTGCGCGCCCACTCGTCGGCGGGGAACGGCCGGGTGGTGCGGCGCAGGTGCAGCCGGAAGCCGGCCAGGCCCGCGTACTGCTCGGAGATCGCCGACAGGAGTGCTTCGCGTTCGGCGTCCGGCCGGAATGCCCAACGGACCTCGGGCAGCCAATACCAGGCGGTGACCGTGTTGGGGGTGAAGGTGAGGTGACCGGCGATCTCGGTGATGGCCAGCTCGACCGACGGGTCCCGATCACCGAACTTGATCTTCGGTGCGCGGATCCGGGTCGGCTTCGTCGGTCGGTCCTGGCGACCGGCGGCGCGCCCTCGGGGCGGGGCGACCTCCTTGCCGACACCCTTGGCTCGATCCGAGCCGGCGGCGCGGCGTTGGGGCCGTTCCAGGGCCGGCCGGTCGGTCGGAGCGGCGTTGGCCGGACGCTCGACAGGAGCGGTCGACCGCTCCACGGGCTGAGTGTGGGCCGGGGCTCGTTCCACGGGTGCCGTGGGTCGACCGGACGCCGCGGTCGGCCGGGCGGGTGACGTGGTGTCGGGTGGGCGGGTCGCCGGGCCCTGGGCCCTCGAGACGGACGTGCCCTCGGTGACCGGCTCGGGCTCTGCGGTCGGCCGGAGGATCGGCAACCGGTCGCCGGCCTGATGCGGCACCCGCGACTCGTTGCCCGGGTGGCCGCCGACGTGTCGTGGCTCGACGCGTCGGCCCCCATTGCCGGGCTGGTCCTCGGGGGTCCACGGTGGCTCCAGGTCGGGAACGGGTGGAGCTGGTGTCGGACCGGCCGTGGGCGGCTGCTGCTGCGGGATCGCCGGTTGCTCCCGGGTGGTCGGGCCTGCCGAAACGGCTCGTGGGCCGGGCCGGGCTCCGCCGAAGAGGTCGAGGAAGGGCGAGTCGATGTCGGCGTTGTCCCCGGCCGAGACCGCGCTCGGCTCGGCGGGTGCCGGCCGACGAGAGACCGGGCGGGGTGCCTGGAACACGCCGACCGCGCCGTGGCCGGGCGAAGTCACCAGTGCGGGGTCGAGCGCCACCTCGTCCTCGTCTTCGGTGTAGTCGAATGAGTGCGCACGGTGACCTGCCGGCACGGCCGGGCGGCCGGCCGGAGAACCCGGCGTGGACGAGCGACTCATGCGACCGCCTTAGCGACTGTCGACAGACTGTTACCCGCGTCCTGCGACGCACCGATCGGCGTACGCCCGGTCATGCCAGCTCCTCCCGGATCCTGATCCGACTGCCGACCAGACGCGGATCGCGCTGTTCGACCGCCGGCTCCCGGGTGCGTCGCCAGTCGGTCAACGCGGTGCGGATGACCACCCGCGCCGGCCGATCGGGGTCGACGTGCCGGAAGATGAACGACGTGGTCACGATGGCGAGCGCGATCTCCCAGGCCGGGAAGAGCTCGACCGTCAACGTGAACAGCCAGTGGATGAACATGTAGAGGGGGACCAGCAGCATGAAGAGCCCGTACTGGGCGTAGGGCAGGTGGACCGGAAGGGTGTAGCCGGGCGGCCCGAGGTAGACCAGGCGGGCCCGGTAGATGTCGTCGTCGGTGCGCAGCCGCATGTGGGAACGCGCCTATTCGAAGATCAGGTCGATCAGGTAATCGCCGACGAAGAAGAGCGTTGCCGCGCCGGCGATGAAGGCGAGGCCGACGATGGCGATCGCGGAGCTGGTCAGCACCTTGGAGATCTCGCCCCGGCTGGCACGACCGATGAAGATGACGCCGAGGACGGCGAGCAGGATCGGCGCGATCTTGCTGGCGAAGAAGGTGACGACACCGTTGGTGTCGATCCCCTTCGGTGCCGGCTCGGCGAGCGGAGCCGACGCCAGGGTGGAGAGCGCGTGGGCGACGCCGGACGACGCCGTCTCCATGAGCTCGAAGGCGATCACTGGAACCTCCCCATAGCGCGGCCGGCGGTGCCGCGGCGGTGCAATTGGCGAACCTGGCGGGAAAAGTGCTCCACAGGGCGCAGCGTTCTTGACCCTGTGTTCGTTACTCACCACAGAGCGTGGCGAGGTTTGGGCGGTTTTCCCCCGCTTCGGCCCTCCCTCCAAGCTTCGCCATCTCGATGCTGGCCGATTCCAAAGCGTACGGCCCGCCCCGGATTGCGACAAGCTGCGAAGGGACTGCCCGACGCTGCCCGAATGACCTATCGTACACCTGTTCTAATTTGCACGTCAGGGGTGGTGGTGCGAGGCTGACCCGGGGCGGTGGGCGCCGCCGTGGCGACCGGTACCGTCTAGTCGTGACTGATCTGGTGCGGGCTCCGGGCCCGGTGGTGATGGGCGTCCTCAACGTCACGCCGGACTCCTTCTCCGACGGCGGACGGTACGCCGACCTCGACGCCGCCGTCGGACACGGCGTCCGTCTGCGCGACGCCGGCGCGCACCTGGTGGACATCGGCGGCGAGTCGACTCGCCCGGGCGCCGAGCGGATCGACGCCACGACCGAGGTCGAGCGGGTGTTGCCGGTCATCCGTGAGCTGACCGCCGCCGGCGTGCTGGTCAGCATCGACACCAGCCGGGCGCGGGTGGCGGAGGCCGCCCTGGCGGCCGGTGCGGCGGTCGTCAACGACGTGTCCGGCGGGCTCGCCGACCCGGACATGGCCCGTGTGGTCCGCGACGCGGACTGCCCCTGGGTGTTGATGCACTGGCGGGGTCACTCCCGTGAGATGCGTGAACTGGCCACCTACACCGACGTGGTGGCCGACGTGCGGGCCGAGTTGACCCAACGCGTCGACGCGGCGCTGGCCGCCGGGGTGGCCGCCGAACGCCTCATCGTCGACCCCGGCCTCGGCTTCGCCAAGACGGCGGCGCACAACTGGGAGCTCAGCACCCGACTGCCGGAGCTGCTGGACCTCGGTTACCCGCTGCTCTTCGGCGCCAGCCGCAAGTCGTACCTCGGCCGACTGCTCGCCGCCCCGGACGGGACACCACGGCCGACCGCCCAGCGGGAGGCGGCGACAGTGGCCACCAGCGTGCTGGCGGTCGCCGCCGGTGCCTGGGGCGTCCGCGTGCACGACGTGCGGGCCACCGCCGACGCGCTCGCCGTCTGGGCCGCGACCGGCAGCCCGTGCCTGACCAGCGCGCGCCACGCCCACGCGCACGAGGGCCGCGCGCACCAGGACCACGCGCAGGACGGCCAGGCGCAGGACGGCCAGGCGCACGAGGGCCACGCGCAGGACGGCCAGGCGCACGAGGGCCGCGCGCACCAGGACCACGCGCAGGACGGCCAGGCGCACGAGGGCCGCGCGCACCAGGACCACGCGCAGGACGGCCAGGCGCACGAGGGCCGCGCGCACGAGGGCCACGCGCACGAGGGCCGCGCGCAGGATGGCCACGCGCACCAGGACCGAGCGCAGGGAGCGCGGCGATGAGGACGGACCGGATCGAGCTGACCGGCCTGCGGGCCCGCGGCCGGCACGGGGTGTACGACTTCGAGCGGGCGCAGGGGCAGGACTTCGTCGTCGACGCCGTCCTGGAGATGGACCTGGCGCCGGCCGCCGCCAGCGACGACGTCACCGACACCGTCCACTACGGCGAGTTGGCCGAACGTCTGGTCGCGGTGGTGACCGGTGAGCCGGTCAACCTGATCGAGACTCTCGCGGACCGGCTCCTCGCCGTCTGCCTGGCCGACGAGCGGGTCGCCGCCGCCACGGTCACCGTGCACAAGCCGGAGGCCCCGGTGCCGCACACCTTCACCGACGTGGCCGTCACCATGACCCGGACGCGGGCCCGATGACCCGGGCCGTGTTGTCGCTCGGCAGCAACCTGGGCGACCGTCTGGAGCACCTGCGCACCGCTGTCGCCACGCTCGGAGACGCCGTACTCGTGTTGTCCGGGGTGTACGAGACTCCACCGTGGGGCGACGCCGACCAGCCCGCGTACCTCAACGCGGTAGTGCTGGTCCAGGACGGGACCGCGACCCCGCGCGACTGGCTGGAGCGGGCCCGCGACGCGGAGCGCGCGGCCGGGCGGGTGCGTGACCCGCAGCGGCGGTTCGGGCCGCGCACCCTCGACGTGGACGTGATCGCGGTGTGGGGCGACGACGACGAGCCGGTGCTCAGCGACGACCCGGAGCTGACCCTGCCGCATCCGCGGGCGCACCTGCGCGCGTTCGTGTTGCGACCGTGGATCGACATCCAGCCGTACGGTCGGCTGCCCGGTCACGGCTGGCTGACCGACCTGCTGACCACCGGTCCGGTGGCGGACGAGGCGCTGGAACTGCGTCCCCGGCCGGAGTTGGCGTTAGAGTCGACGGCATGACCGAGCGGAGCCGGCCGGCATGACGCAGGCGAAGTCCCCACCACCGGGCGGGTCCGGCCCGGATCGGTCCCGGATGGGCCCCACCCGGATCTCGACTCTCGTCGTGGCCGCCCTGGCCGCCGCGGCGGTGGCCTGGCTGCTGATCAGCACGCTCTACTACAGCGGCATTCCGCGACTGCCCTGGCTGCCGGTGGTGACGCTGGCCGGGCTGGCCGTGCTCGAGGCGTACGCGGCGATCAACACCCGGGGCCGCATCGAGCGCAAGCCCGGCCGGGACCCGGTCAACCCGCTGCTGGTCGCCCGTTTCGTGGTGCTGGCCAAAGCGTCGGCTCTGGCTGCGGCGATCTTCGCCGGCTTCTACGCGGGGCTCACCGGTTGGCTCTTCGTGGAGACCACCCGCGCCGCCCTTGACGATCGTCCGGCGGCGGGTGGAGGGCTGCTCGCCTCGCTGGCTCTGGTCGGTGCCGCGTTGTGGCTGGAGCGCTCCTGCCGGGTGCCGGAGCGTCCGGACGACGACCGCGAGCAGGACCCACGGGACAGCCGCCCCGGCCAGCGCTGAGCAGGGGGTTACGCCCGGCTGCGGGCGCGGGTACGGTGCCTGCGATCGGGTGCAAGGGCCACCCACGGTTCGTCCGCGCGCCGGACCGGAGGCGGCCGGCCACTGGGGAGGCGGCGTCATGGGGTACGAAGAAGTGGGCCGGGAACGGTCGGCGGAAGCCTCGTCCGGGGTGCCCGCCGCCGTTCTGGAGAACGTCTTCGACGACCCCACCCACGGTGAACCCGGCCGGGACCGGATCGGCGTACATCTGGGGTGGGAGTTCCTGCTGCTGGCCGGGCTGGCTGCCCTGGGCTGGCTGCTCTGGCAGGACGACCCGTCCGCCCTACGCGGCGGCAACCTGCGGACGTTGCTGGTGGCCGCGGTCGGGTTGGGGTTGCTCGCGCTGGCCGCCGGGCTGAGCCTGCGCACCGCGGCGCCGAACCTGGCCGTGGGGCCGATCGCGGTCGCCGCCGCCCTGCACTACGCCGAGCAGGGTGATCGGGGTCTGCCGGCGTCGGTCGGGCCGGCCGTGGCGGTCGCCGCGCTGGGCGGGCTCGCGTTGGCGCTGGTCGTGGTGGTACTGCACGTGCCGGGCTGGGCGGCCAGCCTGGCCGGCGCGGCGGGCGTGGTGGTGTACATCGAACGGCGTTCCGCGCCGGTGCTGGTGCAGGGCGACTACGACCCGGGGCGCAGCGCCGGTTACCTGTTCGCCGGCTTCGCCGCGGTGGCCGTCCTCGGTGGGTTGTTCGGTGCCGTCCGGGCCATCCGGCGGCTGGTCGGCAGGTACCGGCCGGTCGCCGACCCGGCCCGACGTCGGGGTGTGCTGGCCGCGGTGGTCACCGCCGTCGCGTTGGTCGGTTCCAGCGTGCTGGCGGCCCTGGCCGGTGTCCTGCTCGCCGCCAACGGCCCCGAACTCGTCGCGCCCACCTCGGGCCTCGACTGGACGGTGCTGGCGGTGGGGGTGACCCTGCTCGCGGGCACCAGCGCGTACGGCCGTCGGGGCGGTGTGTTCGGCACGCTGCTGGCGGTGGGTGTGGTGACCCTCTTCCAGACGTACGCGCCGGAGCGCGGTTGGACCCTGAGCAACTGGGCGGTCGGTGGGGCCGTGCTCGGCATCGGACTGCTGGTGACCCGGCTGGTCGAAACGTTCGGGCGGCCCCGGCCGGGCAGCGTCGACAAGCCCGAGCCGGTCGGCGACGGCACGATCAGCACGGGGTGGACCATGCCGCAGCCCCAGCCGGTCGACAACTGGCCTCCGACGTTGCCGACTCCCGCCGCGCCCCAACCGGTCGATCCGTGGCGGGATCCGCGGTGGGAGGACGGCCCGCGCCGCTGGGACACCGACGAGCGGTGACCGGTGTCGCGTCGCGTCCGCCGAGCCGGGGCTGATCTCGACGGTTAGGCTCGGCGACATGACCGACACACCTGCCGCCACCCCCGGCGGAACCTCCTTCGAGGAGCTTGACGCGTTGCCCACCGAGGAGCTGCGGGAGCGGGCGTTCGCCCTGGCCCGGGAGCGTCGCGACGTCGGGTTCTACTGGTCGGTGATACGACACCTGCCGAACGCGGACGAGGCCACGGTCCTGGACGGCGCACCGAACTCGATCGGCCCGACGATCGACGAGGCCAACGCGTTGTGGCGGGAGTTGACGGGTCACGGCTACGAGGAGTCCGCTCCGTTGCTGCGGGCGGCCTTCATCGACTACCTGATGAAGCACTGAGCCGCTCGGGGCAGTCCAGGTCCGCCCGAGCGGCCGGTTCGGGGCCTGGGCGTATCGCGTCGCTCCTGCACCGTTCCGGCCCGGTCGGCCGTTACGGCACGGCGGCCGGGACCGGCGCGCTCGCCGTGTTGCTGCTGGTCGGCATCGCCGGCAGCCCGGCGTTCACCGGCTGGGCCGCCACGCAGACCGACCCGGAGTCCGCCGCCGCGTACTACGTGCGCCTGCTCGCCTGGCCGGCCTGGCGACTCGACGCGGACGGGCAGGCCGGCGGGTTGTTCGCCGCCGACCTGCGAGCCGTGCTGCTGGTCGTCCTCGCGGTGGGCCTGCTCTACCTGCTGCCCGCCGCCCAGGTGGCCCGGGTGCCCGGCTCGGTCAGCCAGTTCTTCTCCGGCTGGGCCGCGTACGTGTTGGCCGGCGGGCTCGCCGCCGTGCTCGCGGCGCTGCTCGGCCCCACCCCGTCGCTGTTGAACGCTCTCCAGGACGCGAGCACCGGTGCCGGTTACGGCTTCCTCACCGGGTGGATCATCGGCACCGCCAGCCTCGGCGGACGCGCCTGACCCGGGGCCGGCCGGAATCCGGATCGGCCCCGGGCGGGATCGGTCGACCCCGGGTCAGTTCGTCGGACGGCCGAGGTCGAGCAGTCGCTGTCGGGTGAGCGTCCCCACCGGTCGGCCGGCGTCGGTCACCACGAGCTGGTCCTGACCCGAGGTGAGCAGCACCGCCAAAGCGTCGTACGCGGAGCCGTCCAGTGCGACGGTGGGCAGGTCCGCGGCGGCGTCGCCGGGCACCGGCTCCAGTGCCTCCCGGTCGAGTGGGGTGACCGCCAATCGGCGGATGCCCCGGTCGGCGCCGACGAACTCGCGGACGAACGGGGTGGCGGGAGTGCCGAGCAACGCGGCCGGTGTGTCGTACTGCTCCAGGTGCCCGCCCGAGGAGAGCACCGCGATGCGGTCGCCGAGCCGTACGGCCTCGTCGAGGTCGTGGGTGACCAGCACGATCGTCTTGCGGACCTCGGCCTGGAGGCGGAGGAACTCCTCCTGGAGGCGGGCCCGCACGATCGGGTCGACGGCCGAGAACGGCTCGTCCATCAGCAGCACCACCGGGTCGGCGGCGAGCGCCCGCGCCACGCCGACCCGCTGCCGCTGGCCGCCGGACAGCTCGTTCGGGTAGCGACCGCCGAACTGGGCCGGGTCCAACCCGACCAGGTCGAGCAGTTCGTCGACCCGCGCCCTGGTCCGGCCCTTGGGCCAGCGGAGCAGATTCGGCACGGTGGCCACGTTGGCCCGGACCGTCTGGTGTGGAAAGAGGCCGACGTTCTGGATCACGTAGCCGATCCGGCGGCGGAGCCGCACCGGGTCGACGTCGGTGACGTCCTCGTCGCCGAGCATGATCCGGCCGGCGGTCGGCTCGATCAGACGGTTGATCATGCGCAGCACCGTCGACTTGCCGCAGCCGGACGGCCCGATCAGCACCACCAGCTCCCCGGCCCGGACGTCCAGGCTGAGATCCTGGACGGCCTCGGTGCCGTTCGGATAGCGCTTCTGAATGCCCTGCAGGGAGATCGACGCCGCACGAGGGGATTCGGCCACGTCGGCAGCCTCCGGGGTAACGTCCACGTATGTCCTTCCGCCTGAGCTACCGGGCCGACCCGGGTAACCCCTGGTTCTCCTGGCAGTACGTGCGGGACAACTCTGACACGATCCTCGCCGCGGTGCGCGAACACGCCTCCCTCACCGGGCGCGCGGTGTTGATCGCGGTGCTGATCGCCCTGCCGCTGTCCGTCCTGGCGTACTGGTTCCGTCCGCTCGCCGGTCCGATCCTCGCGGTCAGCGGGGTGGTGTACACCATCCCGTCGTTGGCGCTCTTCGCGTTCATCGCCCCCTACCTGGGCACCGGCGCGACCACGGTGCTCGTCGGGCTCGTCCTGTACGCGCTGCTGCTGATCGTGCGCAACGTGGTGGCCGGGCTCAACCAGGTGCCTCCGGAGGTCGGCGAGGCCGCCGAGGGCATGGGTTACGGCCGGTGGGGGCGCTTGTTCCGGATCGACCTGCCGCTGGCCCTCCCGGGCATCGTGACCGGCGTCCGGCTGGCGACCGTCTCGACGGTGGCGTTGGTCACGGTCGGGGTGCTGGTCGGGCACGGCGGCCTCGGTCAGTTGATCTTCGCGGGCTTCCAGAACAACCTCTACAAGGCCGAGATCATGACCGCCGCGTTGCTCTGCGTGGCGCTCGCGGTCGTGCTGGACCTGCTCCTCGTCCTGGTCGCCCGGCTGGTGACCCCCTGGTCCAACCGGAGGGCACGGTGACCGTCGCGGCGAACCCGATCAGCCAGGCCATCGTCTGGATCAACGACCCGCTGAACTGGACCAACCCCGGCGGGATGCTGGACCGGCTCGGCGAGCACCTGACGATCTCCGCGCTGGCGGTGGCGCTCGGCTGCCTGGTGGCCTGGCCGCTCGGGCTCTGGCTGGGGCACGTCGGTCGGGGCGGTGGCCTGGTGGTGCTGGTGTCCAACGCCACCCTGGCGATCCCCACCCTGGCGTTGCTGACCATCCTGCCGGTGGTGTTCGCCAGCGGTTTCGGAAAGACGCCGGTCGTGGTGGCGCTGGCCGTCTTCGCCGTACCGCCGCTGCTCGCCAACGCGTACACCGGGGTGCGGCAGGTGGACCCGGAGGCCCGTGACGCGGCCCGGGGGATGGGCCTGTCCGGCGGTCAGCTGCTGCGGCGCGTCGAGCTGCCGCTCGCGGTGCCCTACCTGGCGGCCGGGTTCCGGACGGCCGCGGTCCAGGTGATCGCGACCGCGGCGCTGGCGTCGTTCGTCAACGGTGGTGGCCTCGGCCAGATCATCCGGACCGGCTTCGGCATCGGTATCGCGGCCGGCGGCGGGCAGATCGTCGCCGGCGGTGTGCTGGTGGCCGGGCTGGCGCTGCTGGCCGAGGTCGTCCTCGGTGGCGTCGAACGGCTGGTCACCCCCCGCCCACTGCGACGCGCGCGGCGGGGCGCGGCCCGGCCCCGGCCCGCCGACGCCACCGGGCGCGCCTGACCCGCTGACTCGTACGGGTGAGCCCCGCGTCGAGCCGGCGGCCGGCGGTGGGCCGATCGGTGACGATGCGGTGACGAAGTCCACCTAAAGTTGTCGGTCGCTTCCGGACCATGTTGGGTGGATATTCGCGGGCGGCCGACAGTCAGGACGCCCGTCGGACACGCGGCCGGCCCGGAACGGGTCGCGCCGGGACACGGAAGGCGGGCACATGCGCGCACGCACACG
This window harbors:
- a CDS encoding DMT family transporter — its product is MARAWVKVLGRAEAKGRAPSPGARARITSFLLALGVLAGATLTWPLIGAEAAAAAPPVAQARADLCTTAEWQADFRACVQKLQTVSEDEVKCRNAPTPGTPDSGLAGWFAAAPPTEAANGVAGRYSLYGYGGYSYNTYDIEGGCASSVLHPDYKFTTTIANGEFMAATAIIGASNALRERAWDPGSMWGWADPLVEQATKAVYEKVFSVFGIITLCVVGLYLLWRSRQSDMSNAMTTAGWALLVMVAVTALAAWPVKSANVADGALVTSLGVVHDAVGPQAKEPDPGRCIDPDPNRCKDLRTPAVRASDTATETMLYRNWLRGVLGSADSETARKYGPALYDARSLTWGEAQSMRANPATREATIKAKQQQWARVAQQIQTEDPEAYEYLQGVRDMDRVGAGFIAVLAALLFAMFDLTASVLVLLGFLIFRWAVIAAPILGTIGLLRPASAGLRRLANAVVAAVFNIAIFGTGAAIYLFAVDLIMSTPTLAGWLQVVLVWLCGVVGWLLLRPYRRITQLGGKDSSEAVSSAGSWHRRFFRDMRTAARLDVAEPGGTAEPVGGRRRSPDVEQTRLRPEARREDPVSTPSAVGAGQRDSGRPDGRERPDETPAAETRGRGRPVAPQPRRRQPATWTEPDVPAENPSFVVYRPGSTERTPDRSGPRVRSEAR
- the folK gene encoding 2-amino-4-hydroxy-6-hydroxymethyldihydropteridine diphosphokinase, whose translation is MTRAVLSLGSNLGDRLEHLRTAVATLGDAVLVLSGVYETPPWGDADQPAYLNAVVLVQDGTATPRDWLERARDAERAAGRVRDPQRRFGPRTLDVDVIAVWGDDDEPVLSDDPELTLPHPRAHLRAFVLRPWIDIQPYGRLPGHGWLTDLLTTGPVADEALELRPRPELALESTA
- a CDS encoding DUF3180 domain-containing protein; the encoded protein is MTQAKSPPPGGSGPDRSRMGPTRISTLVVAALAAAAVAWLLISTLYYSGIPRLPWLPVVTLAGLAVLEAYAAINTRGRIERKPGRDPVNPLLVARFVVLAKASALAAAIFAGFYAGLTGWLFVETTRAALDDRPAAGGGLLASLALVGAALWLERSCRVPERPDDDREQDPRDSRPGQR
- the folB gene encoding dihydroneopterin aldolase, with the translated sequence MRTDRIELTGLRARGRHGVYDFERAQGQDFVVDAVLEMDLAPAAASDDVTDTVHYGELAERLVAVVTGEPVNLIETLADRLLAVCLADERVAAATVTVHKPEAPVPHTFTDVAVTMTRTRAR
- a CDS encoding ATP-binding protein, with protein sequence MSRSSTPGSPAGRPAVPAGHRAHSFDYTEDEDEVALDPALVTSPGHGAVGVFQAPRPVSRRPAPAEPSAVSAGDNADIDSPFLDLFGGARPGPRAVSAGPTTREQPAIPQQQPPTAGPTPAPPVPDLEPPWTPEDQPGNGGRRVEPRHVGGHPGNESRVPHQAGDRLPILRPTAEPEPVTEGTSVSRAQGPATRPPDTTSPARPTAASGRPTAPVERAPAHTQPVERSTAPVERPANAAPTDRPALERPQRRAAGSDRAKGVGKEVAPPRGRAAGRQDRPTKPTRIRAPKIKFGDRDPSVELAITEIAGHLTFTPNTVTAWYWLPEVRWAFRPDAEREALLSAISEQYAGLAGFRLHLRRTTRPFPADEWARTIDAHTAAPLADVPGTTGWADHLVAAQRHLMAVNHAEGQTYLGVTFARRSLGDSLTERMLRTFGRGTAEGERRKLGRTVEQFDEVLGAFGMRGRRVTAQELEWLLYRSVALCMAPPGTLSPVTDGRWERGDLLALTEQVERYRTPYGSTVKLVNRMTGEERHVAVLAVGRMEPLEIPERHEPWLHFHERLPWPMEISTRVDILGSGDSFRNLEHRLRMIRSQQLDYAEHGIDAPPELERLAKRALVIGDEMTTGLPVDSARAHGWHRIAVGGRTREECLERARRLIQLYSRELRISLQHPKNQDWLAREFIPGEPIANTGYVRRMPVPLLAAALPQAASNVGDRRGDLIGRTAGTCRRPVFLDLHFPMEVRERSGLAVFVAEPGGGKSTLLGALGYLAARRGVQVTLLDPSGPLARLCAMPELRPYSRVLNLTGSEHGTLAPYSLIPTPLRTEFGTGAAGDREFEIAVSNARAERRMLVQDICMMLVPPQVAREASTATLFRHAVRQVPAEETSTLDDVVSCLGRLDDDAGKELANLLLDTAEMPLAMLFFGRPPEGLLGADAALTVITMAGLRLPDLKIEREYWSAEEALALPMLHTAHRLAVRRCYGGSMSSRKLVGLDEAHFMEGWRSGRSFLVRLARDSRKWNLAALVASQNPRDILGLDVQNLVSTVFVGRIAEDTEIASEALRLLRVPVNDGYEATLASLSAADTNSASRLGFREFVMRDVDGRVQKVRVDVSYVEGLLDHLDTTPAAIAAAAGVLPSIPLPDLEA